The genome window ttaaacatgcaaattattttttgattttttttttaattttaagacatgctccaataattgtttttaaggatttttggTCATATGCAAGgaaaccttttatttatttattttttaatatatttattttattttttaagactttgtttggaaaaaaatcttttaaaaaaaaacataaaactacCAAAATAGACCTAAAAgtgtgtttgtcaaacacgCCCTTAAgcaaaaaatttctttataagAAAAGGTTGAAAACCAAACAAGGCCACACTGAACTTGACCCAATCAAGTTGACCTAAAATCTTTGGTTCAAccataaaccaaaccaaaaacactAGTTTAACCTGAAAAACaagccaaaaccaaaaccaaaacttaaAACAGAtcaaacatgcaaaaaaaaaaaaaaaaacataaaaacataatttttttttaccaaagcAGATCAAATGTAGAAAACtcaagaacacaaaaaacattaaaagcaaACCCGACCTTATGACTCTCAAATTTGACTAGATACAACGAAATCAAAGGCATATGCATGTTGTAAATCATTCATGGAATAATAATCAAtcagaaaaaaacatagattatcAACCAATAATCACTATTTTATCAGAATAAgctttggtttgaaaaaagaaaacttcttattataataaccaaactattgttttttattcaaataaaatgcaGATTATCAATGCACAAGGTCCTAAGAAGTTGCAAGAATAAGGATTATGGTAAATGAAGGcctaaaatattcatgaaaGACAAAATTCTTCtcaagaacacaaaaaacaaaaacccaaaaacctaGAAAATGCCTAGCTACTGCCCACCcttaaaaaatgcatttttgaccTCTAAACCCACTGTTTTCGGTCCTAACTAACCATATACTAATACTAAGCATATCTGAATCAAAATAACTAACAAACAACatcacatcatcaaaatcatgcatGAGGTTCCActtttcaaaatcatcaaattaaaacagCAAGCATATTCAACAATTTAAGGTTCAAAACGAACATTTTAACATTCCATAGGACTCAACCAAAACTCAGGAGCCAAAAACATGcatttaacaaacaaacaaaaaaactactGCCATATTCAGCAGATTCCAAAcctatttaatttcataaaaaacaatcatccaaACATTTTCTAAACATCGAGCAATATAAACAACCAACTCAAAGCAAgattaaataagtaaaaaacaacatttttatacattaatcaaaataaaaacttaaaaacattatagcactaaaacaagttcaaaaacatcattaaacatGTAAAAAGCTAGAAGTGTGCCTCATGGACATCACCTACCAAGTTATTAGAGGATTATACCTTCCCAAACCTCAGAATAGTTACTTCCTTTCTTAATtcaaaaatctaatattttgcTTAatctttaacttatttttttagctcttAGATGCTAAGTAATAAACTTGGTTACTAATGAACTCAAAGAATAAGCTTTTTTCTCCCATCtcctttttttatggattttcaTTGATCGAAATGAGAGGCTTTTGGGCAGGTTTTAATAGCTAGAAGCTTTGTAATTTGCTGGTTTTGCAATGGTGGCTTTCCAACAAACTTGGTTTTGGAGATTTTGGTGGTTTTGCTAAACTTGGAGGTCAAAGAGTTGGTTTTTAGCCTTCTGAATTTGAGAGAAAGGTGTTCAACCCTTGATAAAAATCCACTAAAAAGATTTGAGGTGTGAACATACAAAAAATCTAGTGGTTTTGCAAAATGAATGTCATAGTTTTGGCTGACTGAGTTGACCACTTTCGAGACCTCGTCGTAGCAAATCCGATGTCAACATTGTCGGAGACCATCTGAACTTGGTAAAGAGAAAGCATACCTTTCGTTTGGATCTAACTTTATTCAATTTGGAGGTTTGTAGCTTCACAGTCATTCGTTTAAAAATACTTACTCGATCAgttaaaactaataaaagaagaagataaatagtGAGTAGGCAACATGTCATTTTCTAACTTTTTCGAGACGATGCGTTTTGATTATATCTTTAATTACCCTCCAACTTTCAATCTTGTGTCATTTTGtccttttcaaattcaattaccAACCCCAAAGTTTAgcgtttttttttcattttagtccttagtTTCTGATTTATACAAATTGATCCTCGATTGATcatgatcttttatttttttcaatttgccccctgattttgttgatttcagtcCTTGAAGTCGTGTGCCTTTTACAAATCGGtccttgattttgaatttttttcaatcaagctcctaattgaccatcaaccttaatattcatgcaattaagcccttgatttgactaaattagcttttcaaaaattaaatttaagcctcatacttcaatttcttctaattaaaatctaaatcgaacttaaaaattgatttttttttatgcaagtaaacccttaataaatttaattaaccctaaaaaatattcttttgagtctttaatcatttaattttgaacttttcttcctaaattaaattttttcttatcaGCAGAGCCTTCATTAGTCAAAGTTGGACTATTAATTTGCCAAATTTGTCCAAACTGGTCCTCGAGCTTCCTCATCATGTAGCTTAGTCCAAAACTCTCACTTGTCGATTTTGTATAATCCCatgtagatattttttttgagcTCTAAGATGTCAGGTCAAATTCttctgtatttatttatttattgtgtgtGTGGGGCTCGATaataaataacaacacaaatcatggtgatggtgatggtgatgatgatggtgatgagaGATGAATAATTCTTCTTTTCAAAGCTCTCAATAATTACAAAGGCTAGTAAACACGCAAATAATTATGATTACGTAAAGAAAAACCACCTctcttatttttcatgtttgaacTTGCATATTAAATTTAGTGTCTGTTTACTAAAAGGGGAGGGGATAAAAGATGAGAGATGAATAGCATCTTAATTTGATAGATGGATGGAGATCCAAAACAGAAAAGTAACCATTGTTAGATCTatcattcttctttttattctatttgTAACTTGATCCTTTTTACCCATTCCATgttctttttcaatttattttgcttttattttttttaaatagaaaaaaaaatagataatatggaaagattgatgagaaaaaaagatatttagagggacaatttaattcattttgaaaaactaaagggactaatttataatttactcacAACTAAatagttaacaaaaaaacataaaaactaatcCTCCATCTCTTACACTACATTTACGTAAGTATCTTACACTTCATTTACATAAGTATATTTTGATTAAGAAATTCATGATCTTACtatcctttttaaaaatattctcatcATCTCAtgctttgacaaaaaaaaaaaaaaaaacttctttgtATTCTTGTACTCTTAATTTTGTATTAGTTTGCCGTctctattttcatatattttatttagaggtgattattttcagttcggtttggtttttataaaaaaaataactaaatcgatttaaaaaaaaaccaaaaccggttcaaaccgaccagtttcggtttggttttttggacaaaaaccggtttggctcggttttttttccggtttttttgggttcggttcggttttttttgtttcaggcttataaaatcgAAACCAAACCGATCagcttggttttttcaaaattttaatcgatttaatcgatttttttcacgattcggttttctcggttattttttttcagttttctcggtttaattggtgttttggtttttttgctcacccctaatacTGTCAATCCtctattttaaaatcatcttcattttatatttatcttattataaATTCATATTACTCTTGAATCATCATATTATATCCCAATATATCATGGATTTGAAAACACATATCAAgatatgctttttttaaaaataaaaaataaaaaactttctgCCATGACAAGGAGGTTTATTCATATAACAAATGATCTCTGATTACATCACCCGTCAAAAAGTCAACGACTAATAGTAAATGATATCTAATTTGGTTATTGTAATTTAatcatgtaataataataattaaaaaaaaacatgaaaaccatTTGTCCACTCCACTCACCATGTACACTCCACAAGCCATTCACAAATTTCCACCCTTTTAATGCAAAACCGTTTGGACCAAACGCCGCACGTGGGAAACCGTAAAAGTAAAACCGTGCTTGCCAATAGCAAAATAACCTTAATAGCGTCACACTAAcacttgctcttttttttttgttcttctttttttttggggggtggGGGGGTCTCTGTCTCGCTACATGTGTTGTCTTTGAGTCGTCCTTCCTTCCTCCCGTCCCACGTCCCTCTTTCATGATCTCACTGGACAGCAATCTCTACAATTcttaaaaagtttaataaataaataaaatttccgTTATTTTAGATCTTTGTAATTAACTGTCTATGGAAATGGCTTCAAGCGCACGAACTGTAGAGGAGATCTTCAAAGATTTCAGTGCTAGAAGAGCTGCTGTTGTGCGTGCTTTAACTCAtggtaattaaaatttaatttaattcttagttctttctttttttttggttaaaaattttgaatcttTCATGCAAATATGATCATGGGtttctttgtgttttcttttgttgttttcagaTGTGGATGCTTTTTATGGACTCTGTGATCCAGGTAACGTGTAATGGGGGAGCtgtttatttgaattattgtggatttttttttcttttttctgggtTCTATTTTAGGGTGAAATTGGGagaatttgtttgtttcttgagaAACCATGAGGGGAAACAAAGGAAAGTGGAGTGATTTGAAGTTATGCATGTGATCTCTGCTGTTGTATCTTTTAGGATAActggtgattttttaaaaaaatttgtagtaGTATATCAAAGTTTAGATCTTTCACAGTGGAAATTGAGTGCGTCGCTTTTTTGATTTCAATGTTCTGTTCACTCCGTAAGCAGAACATTGAAATTAAATACAGGAAGAAGAGAATTTGAAATGGCTAGAACTTGTAAATCGATCAgctaatgtttttattaatgaagAAACAAGCAATGTAAGATCTGCATTGCAGTTACTCTGGTTTCTCAAGGCATCTCTGCCTTATGTTTTTGCGTTGTTTGCACTTAGTGATATAACTTTACTCTTATGTTTTTGGGTTAGACAAGGAGAATTTGTGTCTGTACGGACATCCAAGTGAGACATGGGAAGTAGCCCTGCCAGCAGAAGAAGTTCCACCAGAGCTCCCTGAACCTGcccttggaattaattttgctAGAGATGGGATGAACAGAAAAGACTGGCTTTCTCTTGTTGCTGTGCACAGTGATTCATGGTTGCTTTCGGTGGCTTTCTATCTCGGTGCTCGTCTTAATCGGAATGAGAGGTAATTTACTGCACAATTGTGAGGACCATTTGGTATTCTTATTACATCATAATGTTCTTTTGTTAATCATTTCTCCAATTCTGATGGGATTAAAATGTTGATGAAATTTGGAAAGTTAACGTTGAGAAAAAATCCATCAGATTTGTTGGATGTCTAAAGACATGGTACCAATCAATGTCCTAATCATCTTTGTAATTGCCTTCCAGTTGGTGAATTTAGAATCGCTGTAGCATGatcgaaaaaaatattagatatatTGCATCTGCTTGATTATATCCTTATTTCTTAGCAGTTATTTGCTTCACAAAGGACagtttattaatttcttatattgatttatttatttttaagcacCTTATTAAATCTTGTTACTAAGGATTCcagaaatcttaaaaaattctcGACAGAAAGTTATGTCACAGATGTGTTTTCAATTGAATACATGGCAGCATGCACTTGTAATCTATTCTGCTTGGCAAATTGTGATTCGCTTGAATTGGTCAGGACTGCATAGGCCACCACagataatattaaaactttagtAGCTCAACTATCAATTTTGGCATGTAATGTTTGTCTTGCAGACCTGAGACTTGATTATTAGCCATTTGCTTAGTGGGATGTTTtgaggtttatttattttttatttttattatttcagtgtgatGTTATGTTTAGTTTGGCTTTTCTCCATAGAAACTGAAGTTCATTTTTATGGACAGGAAACGACTATTCAGCTTGATCAATGATCTGCCTACTGTCTTTGAAGTTGTAACAGAAAGGAAGCCTGTGAAAGAAAAGCCTAGTGTAGATAGTGGAAGCAAATCTCGAGGCAGCATAAAGGTGATTAATCGAAACTTGATTTGGATCATCTCAATTTTCTGATAATCTCAAACTTAATTGATAGCTTttcattcttaattttctttcgTTGCAACCAAAATATAAATCTGGTGTAGAACTCTATCATGCTTCACCGTAGTGACTGAGGATGCCATAAATTTTGGTATTCTGTTGTTATGATGCTTTAGTGATGCATAGATGCATTGATTCAGTAACAAAAAGCAAGCCTAATTTCCAATTGTTTGACGCTTTTTAACTTGTCCTTAACTTTACTGGGTTCCTCCTCTCTGTAGAGATCAAGTGATGGACAAATGAAAAGCAACCCTAAGCTTATGGAAGATAGTTACGAGGATGAAGAAGACCACACTGAAACGCTATGTGGGAGCTGTGGTGGAAATTACAATGCTGACGAATTCTGGATTGGCTGCGATGTCTGCGAGAGGTGGTACCATGGAAAGTGCGTGAAGATAACACCCGCTAAGGCTGACAGTATTAAGCAATACAAGTGTCCATCTTGTATGAAGAGGAGCCGGTCATAGTCAGTGTCGTTGCAGTGGCAGACAAAGTAGTGTATTAACATCACCTCTTATGCAATGTGAAAGTTAAAAATGCTTGTTTATAACAGATGCCCCCAACGGTTTAGTTTGCCTTCTTCCCAACTGAACCATTTGCTTAAATAGCAGGTTATGTAATCTGATctct of Populus trichocarpa isolate Nisqually-1 chromosome 16, P.trichocarpa_v4.1, whole genome shotgun sequence contains these proteins:
- the LOC7466074 gene encoding PHD finger protein ALFIN-LIKE 1, producing MEMASSARTVEEIFKDFSARRAAVVRALTHDVDAFYGLCDPDKENLCLYGHPSETWEVALPAEEVPPELPEPALGINFARDGMNRKDWLSLVAVHSDSWLLSVAFYLGARLNRNERKRLFSLINDLPTVFEVVTERKPVKEKPSVDSGSKSRGSIKRSSDGQMKSNPKLMEDSYEDEEDHTETLCGSCGGNYNADEFWIGCDVCERWYHGKCVKITPAKADSIKQYKCPSCMKRSRS